In the genome of Pseudanabaena mucicola str. Chao 1806, the window GTCGGAACCACTAATGGTTTTAATCAATTCGCCTTTGAAACCACGATTTTTAGCGAGATGTTCTAAGAGAATCGGAATCAGAATTTGCGAACTTAAGAAATTGCCTTCACTATCAGTTGCGGCAATCCGATCTGCATCACCATCAAAAATAAAACCCACCAAAGTTTTATCGGGATAATCGTGGTGATGGGTTTTGACTCGACGGAAGAGTTCGGCGATATATCTTGGTAACGGCTCGGGCGCACCACCACCGAAGAGGGGATCACTATCACTGTTGATCTCAATTAAATTAGATTGGGCGGCTGGCAATTCTAAAATTTTTGCTAAACCACCTGCGGCAGCTCCATGCATTACGTCCGCAAATACGGTCAACTTTCCCATCGCGATCGCCTCTTTGATCGCCTCAACATTGACCTTTTCCCGCAAAGCTTGACAGTAACTTGCCCATGCATCAAAAGTCTCAATTTTGCCATTTTGAGAAGTTTCATAGACAAAATCACCACGTTCCAAAATTTCCTCAACCTTGGTTGTGAGATCTGGTGAAACTGACCCACCAAATGCACCTTTGATTTTTAATCCTGAATAATTTGCTGGATTATGACTGGCGGTAATTACCAAAGCTCCCAGAGCCTTGCGGTCATAAGCTGCCCAACTAAAAGCGGGGGTAGGTGCAAAATCAGAGGCAAGTAACACATCAAATCCGATCGCGGCTACTACTTCAGCAGTGTGTTTAGCAAAAGCATCAGACATAAATCGGCGATCATATCCAACAATGATCATATTGCTGCCTGATTTACCATAGGTTTCCTGTAAAATATGGGCGGCGATTGGGGCAACTGCTGCTAAGCGATCAAAGGTAAAATCGTCTGCAATGATACCTCGCCAACCGTCAGTGCCAAAGTGTACAGGGGGATACAATGGGAACTTGCCTTGCATAAGCCTTTTAAAATTTCTTCTAGCTAAAGTTTATCGTGAATTCCCATTAAGAACCCAGAATTTATGGCAATCCTAAATGTTTTGTAGAGTCGCATCACGAAATGGTGCAATTCTACAAAAAACAAAAATCTACAAATGATTTAGGACTGCTATAAGAAAAAAGAGAGTAAAATTGTAGCTTGCCAAATTGATGAACAAGATGATGGCGCTGTGCGATCTGTATGCAATCTGACTATTTAGAACGAATCCTCAAAGCTCGCGTGTATGATGTCGCGCAAGAATCTCCCTTAGAATATGCTCCCAATTTATCAGCTAGATTAAATAATCGCCTATTGCTGAAAAGAGAAGATATGCAGTCAGTGTTCTCTTTTAAATTGCGTGGTGCTTACAACAAGATGGCCCAATTGCCACCCGATTTATTGGCGAATGGAGTTATTGCCGCTTCCGCAGGAAATCATGCACAGGGAGTTGCCCTCAGTGCTCGCGAACTTGGCACTAAAGCGATTATTGTCATGCCTGTGACCACGCCTCTCGTAAAAGTGAATGCGGTAAAAATGCGAGGTGGGGAGGTG includes:
- a CDS encoding phosphoglucomutase/phosphomannomutase family protein — its product is MQGKFPLYPPVHFGTDGWRGIIADDFTFDRLAAVAPIAAHILQETYGKSGSNMIIVGYDRRFMSDAFAKHTAEVVAAIGFDVLLASDFAPTPAFSWAAYDRKALGALVITASHNPANYSGLKIKGAFGGSVSPDLTTKVEEILERGDFVYETSQNGKIETFDAWASYCQALREKVNVEAIKEAIAMGKLTVFADVMHGAAAGGLAKILELPAAQSNLIEINSDSDPLFGGGAPEPLPRYIAELFRRVKTHHHDYPDKTLVGFIFDGDADRIAATDSEGNFLSSQILIPILLEHLAKNRGFKGELIKTISGSDLMPKVAELFDLPVYETPVGYKYIAERMLSGVPCLLGGEESGGVGYGNHIPERDALLSALYVLEAIATSNKDLSVLYSDLQKQTNFFSHYDRIDKKLSGMAARERLVATLQQFSLTEIAGRKVIDAQAPDGFKFRLEDGSWLLVRFSGTEPLLRLYCEAETSELVQKTLNWISDWAEQFN